A section of the Deltaproteobacteria bacterium genome encodes:
- a CDS encoding SDR family NAD(P)-dependent oxidoreductase: MAIASLRDKRVVVTGAASGIGRSAVLAFGREGAHLVALDRDAAGLAAVGLQAREAGLSCETRVLDVTDADAWRALAATLADDGATPHVLVNNAGIGYFGLFLESDLAHWRRVLDVNLMGVVHGCHAFLPSMLAAGGPRHVLNVASSAGNFPVPSMAAYAASKFAVNGFTEVLRMELAATNVRFTTVCPGVIDTPIVTVRSNVAPGVSEAQMARLQAYYRREGCSPDVVAADMVRAVGHDVDMLLTGPAARLVYHLRRISLRLARAVTLRFARQSGYLA; encoded by the coding sequence ATGGCGATCGCGTCGCTGCGTGACAAGCGCGTCGTCGTGACCGGCGCCGCGTCCGGCATCGGACGCTCGGCGGTCCTCGCGTTCGGGCGGGAGGGCGCGCACCTCGTCGCGCTCGATCGCGACGCGGCGGGACTCGCCGCCGTCGGGCTCCAGGCCCGCGAGGCCGGGCTCTCGTGCGAGACCCGGGTGCTCGACGTGACCGACGCCGACGCCTGGCGCGCGCTCGCCGCGACGCTCGCGGATGACGGCGCAACGCCCCACGTGCTCGTGAACAACGCTGGCATCGGCTACTTCGGGCTCTTCCTCGAGAGCGACCTCGCGCACTGGCGGCGCGTCCTCGACGTGAACCTGATGGGGGTGGTGCACGGCTGCCACGCGTTCCTGCCGTCGATGCTCGCCGCCGGCGGACCGCGGCACGTGCTCAACGTGGCGTCCTCGGCCGGCAATTTTCCCGTTCCGTCGATGGCGGCGTACGCCGCCTCGAAGTTCGCGGTGAACGGCTTCACCGAGGTATTGCGAATGGAGCTGGCGGCGACGAACGTGCGCTTCACGACCGTCTGTCCCGGCGTCATCGACACGCCGATCGTGACGGTGCGGAGCAACGTCGCGCCGGGCGTGTCGGAGGCGCAGATGGCGCGCCTGCAGGCGTACTACAGGCGCGAGGGCTGCTCGCCCGACGTCGTCGCCGCCGACATGGTGCGGGCGGTCGGACACGACGTCGACATGCTGCTCACCGGCCCCGCGGCGCGTCTCGTCTATCACCTGCGGCGGATCTCGTTGCGGCTCGCCCGCGCGGTCACGCTGCGCTTCGCCCGGCAATCGGGCTATCTCGCATAG
- a CDS encoding thiamine pyrophosphate-binding protein, with product MSDITGGELLARSLANEGIRVVFGLPCPEVDPLLASLDAHGIRLVPIRHEAAAVHMAEGLYKTTGQVAAVLGNPGPGSANLLPGVITARHEGVPVVAITSQHRLGIVYPSPPSTFQGQDQLDVFRPAVKWGGPIFDWSRIPEVVALAFREMWAGRPGPVHLEVPAPVLYATGDPASVRIVAPAASRAALPQAADAQLRAAAGMLHGARRPLLVVGSGVDRAGANAAVAELVELLRCPVITTMAGRSSFPIDHPSRLHGYGPAGDLARREADVVCVLGSRLGNLDLPFDKYWGDPVVQRVIQIDVDPRHVGVTRPVALGVVSDLATAVPGLVAALRALGPARGEAGATARYAEIEARWRAETIAPVLAWEGPGIHPAHAMRVVGEVFGKDAVYVTDGGNTSLWAHTVLPATAPRSYHSILELGMLGTGIPSALGAKLGAPEREVVCVTGDGAAGFHFMEMQSAAREGLGITTIVFAEGSWTMEELNERLLYQRTFGTAMGDVRWDIVAEGLGCRPAYVDRLEDLAPALAAARGAAGPTVVCLRTARDANLALPSDMMTRFFEVYQGPQG from the coding sequence ATGAGTGACATTACCGGCGGCGAGCTGCTCGCCCGCTCACTCGCCAACGAGGGCATCCGCGTCGTGTTCGGTCTCCCGTGTCCGGAGGTCGATCCGCTGCTCGCGAGCCTCGACGCGCACGGCATCCGTCTCGTGCCGATCCGCCACGAGGCCGCGGCGGTACACATGGCCGAGGGGCTCTACAAGACGACCGGGCAGGTGGCGGCCGTGCTCGGCAATCCCGGCCCCGGATCCGCGAACCTCCTGCCGGGGGTGATCACGGCGCGCCACGAAGGCGTGCCGGTCGTCGCGATCACCTCGCAGCACCGCCTCGGCATCGTGTACCCGTCGCCGCCGTCGACGTTCCAGGGGCAGGATCAGCTCGACGTCTTCCGTCCGGCGGTGAAGTGGGGCGGGCCGATCTTCGACTGGAGCCGCATTCCCGAGGTCGTGGCGCTCGCGTTTCGCGAGATGTGGGCGGGGCGGCCGGGTCCGGTGCACCTCGAGGTCCCGGCGCCCGTGCTCTACGCGACCGGCGACCCGGCGAGCGTCCGCATCGTGGCGCCGGCCGCCTCGCGGGCGGCGCTGCCGCAGGCGGCCGACGCGCAGCTCCGCGCCGCCGCCGGGATGCTGCACGGGGCGCGCCGGCCGCTCCTCGTCGTCGGCTCGGGCGTCGACCGCGCCGGCGCCAACGCGGCCGTCGCCGAACTCGTCGAGCTCCTGCGCTGTCCGGTGATCACCACGATGGCCGGCCGCTCGAGCTTCCCGATCGATCATCCGAGCCGCCTGCACGGCTACGGACCGGCCGGCGATCTCGCGCGCCGCGAGGCCGACGTCGTCTGCGTGCTCGGGTCGCGGCTCGGGAACCTCGACCTGCCGTTCGACAAGTACTGGGGCGACCCGGTGGTGCAGCGCGTGATCCAGATCGACGTCGACCCCCGCCACGTCGGGGTGACGCGGCCGGTCGCGCTCGGCGTCGTCAGCGATCTCGCCACCGCCGTTCCGGGTCTCGTCGCGGCCCTCCGCGCCCTCGGACCGGCGCGAGGCGAGGCGGGCGCGACGGCGCGCTATGCCGAGATCGAGGCGCGGTGGCGGGCGGAGACGATCGCGCCCGTCCTCGCGTGGGAGGGGCCGGGCATCCATCCGGCGCACGCGATGCGCGTCGTCGGCGAGGTGTTCGGCAAGGACGCCGTCTACGTGACCGACGGCGGCAACACCTCGCTCTGGGCCCACACCGTCCTGCCCGCGACGGCGCCGCGCTCGTACCACAGCATCCTCGAGCTCGGCATGCTCGGCACCGGCATCCCGTCGGCGCTCGGCGCCAAGCTCGGCGCGCCCGAGCGCGAGGTCGTGTGCGTGACCGGCGACGGCGCCGCCGGCTTCCACTTCATGGAGATGCAGAGCGCGGCGCGCGAGGGCCTCGGCATCACGACCATCGTGTTCGCCGAGGGCTCGTGGACGATGGAGGAGCTGAACGAGCGCCTGCTCTACCAGCGCACCTTCGGCACCGCGATGGGCGACGTCCGCTGGGACATCGTGGCCGAAGGCCTCGGTTGCCGGCCGGCCTACGTCGACCGGCTCGAGGATCTCGCGCCGGCGCTCGCCGCCGCCCGCGGCGCGGCCGGCCCGACCGTCGTCTGCCTGCGCACCGCCCGCGACGCCAACCTCGCGCTCCCCTCCGACATGATGACCCGCTTCTTCGAGGTCTATCAGGGGCCGCAAGGTTGA